From Demequina lutea, a single genomic window includes:
- a CDS encoding zinc-dependent alcohol dehydrogenase has translation MRAFVITGPGIGGVADVPEPVADPGQVIVEVDRVGVCGTDMEFYRGDMAYLVSGDATFPMRIGHEWCGRVVEVGDDSDASWVGRRVTGDTMLGCRTCPRCLDGRQHLCEERYEIGVRHGWPGALAERLTVPTSALIALPEDFDSVLGALVEPGGNALRAVRGANLRPGDSVLVIGAGTIGLLVAQIAQAQGAEVHIVGRSERSLDFARSLGFRHTTTLDGLDRAHAFRAVVDASNTKGSPALAVDIVEPGGRVVLIGIAGEPSLIDTREVAIKDVTAVGVLSASGGLEETVELYATGAVDPRPLVAATVGLDATAAILAGERPAGAGPGPKFHIDPRR, from the coding sequence ATGCGCGCCTTCGTCATCACCGGACCAGGAATCGGTGGAGTCGCCGACGTCCCCGAACCCGTCGCCGATCCGGGCCAAGTGATCGTCGAAGTGGACCGCGTTGGTGTGTGCGGCACGGACATGGAGTTCTACCGGGGCGACATGGCCTATCTCGTCTCTGGCGACGCGACGTTCCCGATGCGCATCGGCCACGAATGGTGTGGGCGGGTGGTCGAAGTAGGCGACGACAGCGACGCATCCTGGGTGGGGCGTCGTGTCACGGGCGACACGATGCTCGGTTGCCGCACGTGCCCGCGATGCCTGGACGGCCGCCAACACCTGTGTGAGGAGCGCTACGAGATCGGCGTGCGCCACGGATGGCCGGGAGCGCTCGCCGAACGACTCACCGTGCCCACTTCCGCGCTCATCGCGCTGCCGGAGGACTTCGACTCGGTTCTCGGCGCGCTCGTGGAGCCGGGTGGAAACGCCCTGCGGGCGGTGCGCGGCGCGAATCTTCGCCCCGGCGATTCGGTACTCGTCATCGGCGCAGGAACCATCGGCCTGCTCGTCGCTCAGATCGCTCAAGCTCAAGGCGCCGAGGTGCATATCGTGGGCCGTTCCGAGCGCTCCTTGGACTTCGCGCGGAGCCTCGGCTTCAGGCACACCACGACTCTGGACGGGCTTGACCGCGCCCACGCCTTCCGCGCCGTCGTCGACGCATCCAACACCAAGGGCTCCCCCGCGCTCGCCGTGGACATCGTGGAACCCGGAGGGCGCGTCGTACTGATCGGGATCGCGGGCGAGCCGAGCCTCATCGACACCCGGGAAGTGGCAATCAAAGACGTGACCGCCGTGGGCGTGCTGTCCGCATCGGGAGGGCTCGAGGAAACCGTCGAGCTCTACGCCACCGGCGCGGTCGACCCTCGACCGCTCGTGGCGGCAACCGTGGGTCTCGATGCGACCGCCGCGATCCTCGCTGGCGAGCGCCCCGCTGGCGCGGGCCCTGGGCCCAAGTTCCACATCGACCCGCGCCGCTAG